Proteins encoded together in one Balearica regulorum gibbericeps isolate bBalReg1 chromosome 3, bBalReg1.pri, whole genome shotgun sequence window:
- the OSTM1 gene encoding osteopetrosis-associated transmembrane protein 1 produces the protein MAPLRCLLPLLPALALALGPAAGGARRPLVLESLGEAEELAEELWDAGLPGDLPELEPECRRLLAAFAEGSAALTGCLGLRARPVRLCQACHYHYRRLLAQYGNIARAVGNSSESHNCAKSILTSDRLQIVVTLSQFFNETWEAANCANCLKNNSEGLSNSTVEFLDLFNKSLTCFEQNVQGQTIYLSPNNYTEVCKNCNETYRMLNDLYNNLQRLNRQGGESGYSAHLCIDVEDAMNITRKLWSRTFNCSVPCSDTVPVIAVSSFILFLPIVFYLSSFLHSKQKKRILILPKRIQSNASLVNIQEKYS, from the exons ATGGCGCCGCTGCGCTGCCTGCTGCCGCTGTTGCCCGCCCTGGCGCTGGCcctcggccccgccgccggggggGCCCGACGGCCCCTGGTGCTGGAGTCGCTGGGTGAGGCGGAGGAGCTGGCGGAGGAGCTGTGGGACGCAGGGCTACCAGGTGACCTGCCCGAGCTGGAGCCCGAGTGCCGCCGCCTCCTCGCCGCCTTCGCGGAGGGCAGCGCGGCGCTGACGGGCTGCCTGGGCCTCCGCGCCCGCCCGGTGCGGCTCTGCCAGGCCTGCCACTACCACTACCGCCGCCTCCTCGCACAGTACGGCAACATCGCCCGCGCCGTCGGG aatTCTTCTGAGAGCCACAATTGTGCCAAAAGCATCTTGACCTCAGACAGGCTGCAGATAGTTGTGACCCTGTCGCAGTTCTTTAATGAAACCTGGGAGGCAGCCAACTGTGCAA ATTGTTTAAAGAACAACAGCGAGGGATTATCAAATTCTACTGTAGAATTCCTGGATTTATTCAATAAATCTCTGACATGTTTTGAACAGAACGTTCAG GGACAAACCATCTATCTGTCACCAAATAACTACACAGAAGTATGTAAAAACTGCAATGAAACCTACAGAATGTTGAATGACCTGTATAACAACTTGCAAAGGCTGAACAGGCAAGGTGGTGAGTCTGGGTACTCCGCACACCTGTGTATCGATGTGGAAGATGCT atgaACATCACTCGGAAGCTTTGGAGCAGGACTTTCAACTGTTCTGTTCCCTGCAGCGATACAGTCCCAGTGATTGCAGTTTCATCCTTTATTCTCTTCCTACCTATTGTTTTTTACCTTAGTAGCTTCCTTCACTCGAAGCAGAAGAAACGGATACTCATTCTGC cCAAGCGCATCCAGTCAAATGCCAGTCTTGTGAACatccaagaaaaatacagctga